The following coding sequences are from one Kushneria phosphatilytica window:
- a CDS encoding glycosyltransferase family 2 protein — translation MKHFCSSTAGDDSIIACVLIPVYNHESAIGPTCEALTSLGLPIVLVDDGSHARCAGVLAELAERDGYRLLTLPRNGGKGAAVRAGLAFAEREGFTHALQVDADGQHCIDDLPAFIEAARRDPELLAIGYACYDHSVPRHRYYSRYITHVWVWCNTLSTALRDTMCGVRLYPLGMTNALLHRHTCGNRMEFDSEVLVRWYWQGGRLVNLPVRVSYPRDGISHFRLVRDNLLMARMHLRLTLGMLRRLFPLLRRRAQ, via the coding sequence ATGAAGCATTTCTGCTCCTCGACTGCCGGTGACGACAGCATCATCGCCTGCGTGCTGATTCCGGTCTACAACCACGAGAGTGCCATTGGCCCAACCTGTGAGGCCCTCACCTCACTCGGGCTGCCGATCGTACTGGTCGATGATGGCAGCCATGCCCGCTGCGCCGGGGTACTGGCCGAGCTGGCCGAACGTGATGGATATCGGCTGCTGACGCTCCCACGCAATGGCGGCAAGGGCGCAGCGGTGCGCGCCGGTCTGGCCTTTGCCGAGCGAGAGGGGTTCACACACGCCCTTCAGGTCGATGCCGACGGCCAACACTGCATTGATGATCTGCCCGCTTTTATCGAGGCTGCGCGACGCGATCCAGAGCTGCTCGCCATCGGCTATGCCTGCTACGATCACAGCGTTCCCCGGCACCGCTATTACAGTCGCTACATCACTCATGTCTGGGTGTGGTGCAATACGCTCTCCACTGCCCTGCGCGATACCATGTGCGGTGTACGACTCTACCCCCTCGGGATGACCAATGCCCTGCTGCACCGACACACCTGTGGCAATCGCATGGAGTTCGACTCGGAAGTGCTGGTGCGCTGGTACTGGCAGGGTGGCCGGCTGGTCAACCTGCCGGTAAGGGTTTCCTATCCGCGCGATGGCATTTCGCACTTTCGCCTGGTGCGTGACAACCTGCTGATGGCACGCATGCATCTACGGCTGACCCTGGGCATGCTCAGGCGGCTGTTTCCTCTGCTCAGAAGGCGAGCTCAATGA
- a CDS encoding acyl-CoA thioesterase, with product MTQVPISAEVEVQVAFGDVDMMSIVWHGHYVRYFEAARNALLDRLDYNVDTMRAFGHEWPVIDLRIRYAYPARFNQRLIARAELVEWAHRLRIRYTVLDAESGTRLTRGHTDQAAVEMASGRLCMNTPDILHDRLAAWLDTPTAGDQLS from the coding sequence ATGACTCAGGTACCGATCAGCGCTGAAGTCGAGGTGCAGGTGGCATTCGGTGACGTCGACATGATGTCGATCGTCTGGCACGGTCATTACGTGCGTTATTTCGAGGCAGCACGCAACGCGCTGCTCGATCGGCTCGACTACAACGTCGACACCATGCGGGCCTTTGGTCACGAATGGCCGGTCATCGATCTGCGCATCCGCTATGCCTATCCGGCCCGCTTCAATCAACGCCTGATTGCCCGTGCCGAACTGGTGGAGTGGGCTCATCGGCTACGCATCCGCTATACCGTACTCGATGCCGAATCCGGCACTCGATTGACCCGTGGCCATACCGATCAGGCCGCCGTGGAAATGGCCTCCGGCCGGCTCTGCATGAACACACCCGACATACTGCATGATCGGCTCGCCGCCTGGCTCGATACCCCCACTGCCGGAGATCAGCTCTCATGA
- a CDS encoding LolA family protein, whose translation MTYARFLCTVALLLILPGLARAMTLDTLEQQLSSQGNVSGTFDQQRYLADLDTAIKGHGRYAFEQGERVRWHLLAPVDQDLVLDRQGIEQGGEMFRDDPAGVARLILQVLQGDLNALRSRFEIDITGSPGDWQAHLTPRSDTLRRYLDHLDLSGDRHMRHVRMAMHNGDRLDITLHPNGATPQ comes from the coding sequence ATGACATATGCCCGGTTTCTTTGCACAGTGGCGCTGCTTCTGATTTTGCCGGGGCTGGCCCGGGCCATGACGCTGGATACCCTGGAGCAACAGCTGTCGAGCCAGGGTAATGTCAGCGGCACTTTCGATCAGCAGCGTTATCTGGCTGATCTTGATACTGCCATCAAGGGTCATGGTCGCTACGCCTTTGAACAGGGCGAGCGAGTCCGCTGGCACCTGCTCGCCCCGGTCGACCAGGACCTCGTTCTTGATCGTCAGGGTATCGAACAGGGAGGGGAGATGTTCAGGGATGATCCGGCTGGCGTCGCCCGACTGATCCTGCAGGTATTGCAGGGCGATCTGAACGCATTGCGTAGCCGCTTCGAGATCGATATTACCGGCTCACCCGGAGACTGGCAGGCACATCTGACCCCACGCAGTGACACGCTCCGCCGCTATCTCGATCATCTCGACCTCTCCGGCGATCGCCATATGCGCCATGTGCGCATGGCGATGCACAATGGTGACCGCCTGGATATTACGCTGCATCCGAACGGTGCTACCCCGCAATGA
- a CDS encoding MMPL family transporter — MKASGHFTPRRRWLATLWSAILLGCVIASTLMILHGTRFDNRVTALLPEDRQSPLIEQANARLGDQFQDRFVLLLQTSGENVQQLRQMTRALTRQLGHSGVVTGLRWRPDDFRQGDPVNLLGAQRYRLLTPKLQQQLDSGQHEALLQRALGSLVMPTGIDRDPVRDPFGLLDAWLGTQLPTHIHTDQGLITVKTDGGRAAVVTGQLTGSPYAPDLQTRLTSALQNFGQAHPEVTLLRSGLVFHAAAGARQAKHEISTFGLGALIGLVVMLLLVFRSPLTLLTLLLPLITGGVLALTLTLFLFGGIHLLTLAFGTSLMGVAIDYALHLQSARVALRDRFRLRPMLAGLLLSLISSALAYGVQAFTPMPGLRQMAFFATCGLIGAWLTVVLWLPGIPIGRSPFTDRIIDTLWRLMSRWRGLLGWRSALGLALVMLLLCVSFTRTNDSLRLLDTSSSAMLDQERQIQQLLGRDTGTLYLLVTAADQQQWLERVESLTPTLRRLVDNGHLGDFDSLASAVPSHARQQHNLAQVRQLYHTTLPTLYERAGLPRTLEQRARQHLQNPPLLEIDDWLNSPLGHSDQRLWLGEINPGTTASGTPGKTVAGMVVFSGRFDATARAEINQLATHHAGVRFVDRVGRLSRVLGELRQQIAIWVAMALVVLVAILAVRYRGRTWRVITPAAGAILIVLSGYALTGVPLNLFHQLALLLVLGIGLDAGIFSAEHPGDRHVWLAITLSTVSSLLTFGLLAFSATPVLHYIGLTALIGLSAVWLLTALVQPAQVHRQTREHP, encoded by the coding sequence ATGAAGGCCTCAGGCCATTTCACGCCTCGCAGGCGCTGGCTGGCCACGCTGTGGAGTGCAATTCTGCTGGGCTGCGTAATCGCCAGCACGCTCATGATCCTCCACGGGACCCGTTTCGATAACCGGGTGACGGCACTGCTACCCGAGGATCGACAGAGTCCTCTGATCGAGCAGGCCAACGCCCGGTTGGGCGATCAGTTTCAGGATCGCTTTGTACTGCTGCTTCAAACATCCGGCGAGAACGTCCAACAACTCAGGCAAATGACTCGCGCCCTGACCCGGCAGCTCGGACACAGCGGTGTCGTCACGGGTCTGCGCTGGCGCCCGGATGATTTCAGGCAGGGAGACCCCGTCAATCTCCTGGGGGCACAACGCTACCGGCTACTGACGCCGAAACTGCAACAGCAGCTTGACAGTGGACAACACGAGGCTCTGCTGCAACGTGCGCTTGGCAGCCTGGTGATGCCCACCGGAATTGATCGCGACCCGGTCCGCGATCCTTTCGGCCTGCTGGACGCCTGGCTCGGAACACAGTTACCGACCCATATTCATACAGATCAGGGTCTGATTACGGTAAAAACCGATGGCGGCAGAGCCGCCGTCGTGACCGGTCAACTGACCGGCAGCCCCTACGCGCCTGATCTGCAAACGCGGCTGACCTCGGCCCTGCAGAATTTTGGACAGGCGCATCCCGAGGTGACCCTGCTGCGCTCGGGACTGGTCTTCCACGCCGCTGCTGGCGCCCGTCAGGCCAAACACGAAATTTCCACTTTCGGTCTGGGCGCGCTGATCGGACTGGTCGTCATGCTGCTGCTGGTCTTCCGATCTCCCCTGACTTTGCTGACCCTGCTGCTGCCGCTGATCACTGGTGGGGTGCTGGCGCTGACGCTCACGCTCTTCCTGTTCGGTGGTATTCACCTGCTGACCCTGGCGTTCGGCACCAGCCTGATGGGGGTCGCCATTGATTACGCACTGCATCTGCAAAGCGCTCGGGTAGCGCTGCGGGACCGCTTCCGGCTGAGGCCCATGCTGGCAGGATTGCTGTTGAGCCTCATCTCCAGCGCGCTGGCCTATGGCGTACAGGCCTTCACACCCATGCCGGGCCTGCGTCAGATGGCCTTTTTCGCCACCTGCGGCCTGATCGGTGCCTGGCTGACCGTGGTGCTCTGGCTGCCGGGCATCCCCATCGGCCGCTCACCCTTTACCGATCGGATCATCGATACACTCTGGCGTCTGATGAGCCGTTGGCGAGGTTTGCTGGGCTGGCGCTCGGCTCTGGGACTGGCCCTGGTCATGCTGCTCCTCTGCGTGAGCTTTACACGCACCAACGACAGCCTGCGTCTGCTGGACACCTCCTCTTCAGCCATGCTGGATCAGGAGCGCCAGATCCAGCAGTTGCTCGGTCGCGATACCGGCACACTCTATCTGCTGGTCACTGCTGCCGATCAGCAGCAGTGGCTGGAGCGGGTTGAATCGCTGACACCTACCCTCAGGCGTCTGGTCGACAATGGCCATCTGGGCGATTTCGACAGTCTCGCTTCGGCCGTGCCCTCTCATGCGCGTCAGCAACATAATCTCGCGCAGGTTCGACAGCTCTATCACACGACGTTACCCACGCTCTATGAACGCGCCGGATTACCTCGAACTCTCGAACAGCGTGCCCGCCAGCACCTGCAGAATCCGCCCCTGCTGGAGATCGACGACTGGCTGAACAGTCCGCTGGGACACAGCGACCAGCGACTCTGGCTGGGGGAGATCAATCCCGGGACGACCGCCTCCGGCACCCCCGGCAAGACGGTAGCCGGGATGGTGGTATTCAGCGGCCGCTTCGATGCCACTGCTCGGGCAGAGATCAATCAGCTGGCCACTCACCATGCCGGCGTCAGATTTGTTGATCGGGTGGGTCGACTCTCCCGCGTGCTTGGGGAACTGCGCCAGCAGATTGCCATCTGGGTCGCCATGGCGCTGGTCGTACTGGTCGCGATTCTGGCAGTGCGCTACCGTGGACGCACCTGGCGGGTCATTACGCCAGCCGCCGGGGCGATTCTGATCGTACTGAGCGGTTATGCCCTGACAGGTGTACCACTCAATCTTTTCCATCAGCTTGCGCTATTGCTGGTATTGGGTATCGGGCTGGATGCCGGTATCTTCAGTGCCGAGCATCCCGGCGACCGTCACGTCTGGCTGGCCATCACACTGTCGACCGTGTCGAGTCTGCTGACCTTCGGACTGCTGGCTTTCAGCGCCACCCCGGTATTGCATTACATCGGTCTGACCGCTCTGATCGGTCTGAGTGCCGTGTGGTTGCTGACCGCGCTGGTGCAACCTGCACAAGTTCATCGCCAAACACGGGAACACCCATGA
- a CDS encoding NAD(P)/FAD-dependent oxidoreductase, protein MTDASAALRQTSTAPLATTDIAIIGAGPAGAVAACRLRDAGWQVSVIEASHFPRFSIGESLLPQCLVDLDQAGLGETVRAGDYQYKNGARFRCGEEERDILFPDNAWDEAPPRPGDAFQVERADFDTRLIEAAQARGAQVRFGIRVTGFTADDQRPELTLDDGSRLQARLVLDASGFARVLTRQLGTARPPRLAERRALFTHVALPEHVPGLERQRILIGMHPSTPALWYWLIPLRDGKASLGFVGTPERLASFGPDDDSRLNALIDHFPELRTLLGQPAQLRPTGSLGGYSSDAVRLSGPGYVLLGNAGEFLDPIFSSGVTVAIRSAMLAAPLVDRQLSGEPVDWDDAYERPLRKGLETFRAFVDAWYDGRLPTIIFHPDPPGYLRRMICAVLAGYAWDERNPFVQAPGRRLDTLAQLCG, encoded by the coding sequence ATGACCGATGCCTCCGCTGCCTTGCGGCAAACGTCCACTGCGCCACTGGCCACCACGGATATCGCCATTATCGGTGCAGGCCCGGCCGGTGCTGTGGCTGCCTGCCGCTTGCGTGATGCCGGCTGGCAGGTGAGTGTCATCGAGGCATCACACTTCCCACGTTTTTCCATCGGCGAGAGCCTGCTGCCCCAGTGCCTGGTCGATCTTGATCAGGCCGGGCTCGGCGAAACGGTGCGAGCCGGGGACTATCAGTACAAGAATGGCGCCCGCTTTCGCTGTGGTGAGGAGGAACGGGATATTCTCTTCCCGGACAATGCCTGGGATGAAGCCCCTCCTCGACCGGGCGACGCCTTCCAGGTCGAGCGCGCCGACTTCGATACGCGTCTGATCGAAGCTGCGCAGGCACGTGGCGCCCAGGTGCGCTTTGGTATCCGCGTGACCGGTTTCACGGCCGATGACCAGCGCCCTGAGCTGACGCTGGATGATGGCAGCCGATTGCAGGCACGTCTGGTGCTGGATGCCAGTGGATTCGCTCGGGTGCTGACCCGCCAGCTGGGTACCGCCCGCCCACCCCGGCTGGCAGAGCGCCGCGCTCTTTTCACTCATGTCGCACTGCCTGAACACGTGCCAGGGCTGGAACGCCAACGTATCCTGATTGGCATGCACCCCAGCACACCGGCGCTCTGGTACTGGCTGATCCCGCTACGCGATGGCAAGGCATCGCTGGGGTTTGTCGGCACCCCCGAGCGGCTGGCGAGCTTCGGCCCTGACGACGACAGCCGTCTGAACGCACTGATCGATCACTTCCCGGAACTGCGCACGCTGCTCGGCCAGCCTGCACAGTTGCGTCCCACGGGCTCGCTCGGGGGCTACAGCAGTGATGCGGTTCGTCTCAGTGGCCCCGGATATGTTCTGCTGGGCAATGCCGGTGAATTTCTCGACCCGATCTTTTCATCGGGCGTCACCGTGGCCATTCGCTCGGCCATGCTGGCCGCGCCGCTGGTCGATCGCCAGCTCAGCGGCGAGCCGGTTGACTGGGATGACGCGTATGAACGGCCTCTGCGCAAGGGTCTGGAAACCTTTCGCGCCTTTGTCGATGCCTGGTATGACGGCCGGCTGCCCACGATCATCTTCCACCCCGATCCACCCGGTTATCTGCGTCGCATGATCTGTGCCGTGCTGGCCGGCTATGCCTGGGATGAGCGCAACCCCTTCGTGCAGGCTCCCGGGCGACGTCTCGATACGCTGGCACAACTATGTGGATGA
- a CDS encoding DUF3261 domain-containing protein, translating to MPNARLTLYRLVIVLLTLWLGGCVGPPLSPSPDLHAHKPSRTLVKRIEFVPFAHPEQAKTLIAAIRRASDGLRVVVTTPTGQRLLTLVHDDQGARYTQTLMPADPPFPAIWLAQRLEWGLWPLDSLQHAFAGSHWQVSERPNGRGTIRRIEHNHRLIVRVDRWPSHDVLTDYSGDYRLTITPLSDTPEDRQEIP from the coding sequence ATGCCCAATGCCCGTTTGACACTGTATCGCCTCGTCATCGTGCTGCTGACCCTGTGGCTTGGTGGCTGTGTCGGCCCGCCCCTCTCCCCCTCGCCGGATCTGCATGCTCACAAGCCTTCACGGACTCTCGTAAAGCGCATCGAATTCGTGCCCTTCGCTCATCCCGAGCAGGCAAAAACCCTGATTGCCGCCATTCGACGCGCTTCCGATGGCCTGCGCGTCGTGGTCACCACGCCCACCGGGCAGCGTCTGCTGACGCTGGTGCATGATGATCAGGGCGCCCGCTACACCCAGACCCTGATGCCGGCGGACCCGCCGTTTCCGGCCATCTGGCTGGCCCAGCGACTGGAGTGGGGGTTGTGGCCACTCGACAGCCTGCAGCACGCCTTCGCCGGCAGCCACTGGCAGGTCAGCGAGCGCCCCAATGGCCGGGGCACCATTCGACGCATCGAACACAACCATCGGTTGATCGTTCGTGTTGATCGCTGGCCCTCCCATGATGTGCTGACCGATTACAGCGGTGACTACCGCCTGACCATTACGCCCCTGTCCGACACGCCGGAAGACCGGCAGGAAATCCCATGA
- a CDS encoding beta-ketoacyl-ACP synthase, with protein sequence MSQHFPCRLSAPGLICSIGSDHPGVLDALGRGQRGLQSSDRYTPGRRVPIGAIDASLPDTSTWPADHISRNNQLITHALEQLGTTLQETLRQVAPERIGVIMGTSTSGVLETERAIARTGPGEPFDDDYRYARQEIGAPARFIAEYLGIKGPAWTLSTACSSGARALGAARRMLRTGRVDAVIAGGADTLCGLTVNGFDSLGAISDAPCQPFSANRRGINIGEAAALFIVTAAPGGIQLAGVGESSDAHHISAPEPTGNGAFAAMEQALTMAELPPGSVDYLNLHGTATEQNDAMEARAIARLFGTHRPPSSSTKALTGHTLGAAGALEAAFCWLALTHQHLPLHAYDGVPDPTLPALPLIESAHPKRPIRHALSNAFAFGGNNVALLLEAS encoded by the coding sequence ATGAGCCAGCATTTTCCCTGTCGCCTCTCCGCACCCGGCCTGATCTGCAGCATTGGCAGTGATCATCCCGGAGTCCTCGACGCACTGGGCCGAGGTCAGCGCGGATTACAGTCGAGCGATCGCTATACTCCCGGCCGCCGGGTGCCCATCGGGGCCATCGACGCGTCTCTTCCTGATACCTCGACCTGGCCTGCAGATCATATCAGTCGCAATAATCAGCTGATCACTCATGCACTTGAGCAATTGGGAACCACCCTGCAGGAGACCCTTCGGCAGGTCGCACCGGAGCGCATCGGGGTCATCATGGGGACCAGCACTTCCGGTGTGCTGGAAACCGAACGGGCCATTGCACGCACCGGACCCGGCGAGCCGTTCGATGACGACTACCGTTATGCCCGTCAGGAAATCGGTGCCCCGGCCCGTTTTATCGCCGAATATCTCGGCATAAAGGGACCGGCCTGGACCCTGTCGACCGCCTGCAGCTCGGGAGCCCGGGCACTGGGAGCGGCTCGTCGAATGCTGCGTACGGGGCGAGTCGATGCTGTTATCGCCGGTGGCGCCGATACCCTCTGCGGCCTGACCGTCAACGGTTTCGATTCTCTGGGCGCCATCAGCGATGCCCCCTGCCAGCCGTTCTCTGCCAATCGACGCGGTATCAATATCGGAGAGGCAGCAGCGCTGTTCATCGTCACCGCGGCCCCCGGCGGCATTCAGCTCGCCGGCGTCGGAGAAAGCTCCGATGCGCATCATATTTCGGCTCCCGAGCCCACCGGCAACGGGGCTTTCGCGGCCATGGAACAGGCGCTGACCATGGCCGAGCTGCCACCCGGTTCGGTCGATTATCTCAACCTGCACGGTACCGCCACCGAACAGAACGATGCCATGGAAGCACGAGCCATTGCCCGACTTTTCGGAACTCATCGCCCGCCCAGCAGTTCGACAAAGGCGCTGACCGGCCATACTCTGGGCGCGGCTGGAGCTCTGGAAGCCGCCTTCTGCTGGCTGGCACTGACTCATCAGCATCTGCCCCTGCATGCCTACGATGGCGTCCCGGATCCGACACTACCGGCGTTGCCACTGATCGAGTCCGCACATCCGAAGCGTCCCATCCGACACGCCCTGTCGAACGCCTTCGCCTTCGGAGGCAACAATGTCGCCCTGCTGCTGGAGGCCTCATGA
- a CDS encoding ApeP family dehydratase has translation MTPWPDIETLVPHAGRMCLLDTVLACDSHHIEAVITPTKQDPFASEAGVGAHVGLEWMAQAVAAWATLNASNESRVSEPAPGMLISSRHFETTRDYFIFDEPVMVIVELEFSGANGLRSFHGKLTVADQLCAEGVFRIYQPDAGQPATNASQEP, from the coding sequence ATGACTCCATGGCCTGACATCGAGACGCTGGTACCCCATGCCGGACGCATGTGCCTGCTTGATACCGTACTGGCCTGCGACAGTCATCACATCGAAGCGGTTATCACGCCCACGAAGCAGGATCCCTTCGCCAGTGAGGCAGGGGTCGGCGCTCATGTCGGGTTGGAATGGATGGCGCAGGCGGTGGCTGCCTGGGCAACACTGAATGCCTCGAATGAAAGCAGGGTCAGCGAACCCGCTCCCGGCATGCTGATCAGCAGTCGGCATTTCGAGACCACGCGTGATTACTTCATCTTTGATGAGCCGGTCATGGTGATAGTTGAACTCGAGTTTAGCGGCGCCAATGGCCTGCGCAGCTTTCACGGTAAGCTGACAGTGGCCGATCAGCTGTGCGCCGAGGGTGTTTTCCGAATCTATCAGCCCGATGCCGGGCAGCCGGCGACCAACGCATCACAGGAGCCTTGA
- the fabG gene encoding 3-oxoacyl-ACP reductase FabG, giving the protein MSDDDHRCILVTGAGRGIGRAIALRLARDGFDIAVHYHSSREAAEGVAEEIRGLGRQARLMCFDLADRSAARAAIEADIAEYGACHGVVLSAGYHSDAPLPGMSDEQWDRVMDVNLDGFYNVLRPMIMAMIQRRRGGRIITLSSAAGELGNRGQVNYSAAKGGLIAATRALSVELAKRNITVNCVAPGWIESDMTAAIDRESIKQTVPMQRPGQADEVAGTVSFLCSDDASYITRQVIAVNGGLY; this is encoded by the coding sequence ATGAGCGATGACGACCACCGCTGTATTCTGGTAACCGGAGCCGGACGTGGTATTGGCCGCGCCATCGCTCTGCGTCTGGCCCGGGATGGCTTCGATATTGCCGTGCACTATCACAGTAGCCGTGAAGCAGCAGAAGGCGTGGCTGAAGAAATCCGGGGGCTGGGTCGGCAGGCGCGCCTGATGTGCTTCGATCTCGCCGATCGCAGTGCCGCGCGCGCGGCTATCGAGGCCGATATCGCCGAATATGGTGCCTGCCATGGGGTTGTGCTCAGTGCCGGTTACCACAGTGATGCCCCCCTGCCAGGCATGAGCGATGAGCAGTGGGATCGGGTGATGGATGTCAATCTGGATGGTTTTTATAACGTCCTGCGCCCGATGATCATGGCCATGATTCAGCGACGCCGGGGTGGGCGCATCATCACCCTCTCCTCGGCGGCCGGGGAACTCGGCAACCGTGGCCAGGTCAACTACAGCGCTGCCAAGGGTGGACTGATCGCGGCCACCAGGGCACTGTCAGTAGAGTTGGCCAAACGCAACATTACCGTCAACTGCGTGGCACCGGGCTGGATCGAGAGTGACATGACAGCCGCTATCGATCGGGAGAGCATCAAACAAACCGTGCCCATGCAGCGCCCCGGCCAGGCCGATGAAGTCGCCGGTACCGTGAGCTTTCTCTGTTCCGACGATGCTTCCTATATCACCCGCCAGGTGATCGCGGTCAATGGCGGCTTGTACTGA
- a CDS encoding class I SAM-dependent methyltransferase produces the protein MSRREVLYQYMADAINRLDHQGRWLRYHYRDRRLLEGTILPAIARNEAPHRLLMVGCDWYTRHYPRYFNGCSVTTMDIDAAKACFGAQRHITDSMAHVTAHFEHETLDTVICNGVIGWGLDEREEIEQALAGCVSTLRANGMLLIGWNDKAPHNSYAPDAMAALSNMVRINIPGLATHEMMALARNRHTFQAWRKPPAMTGTSASITASLTTAQAAAIRPPS, from the coding sequence GTGAGTCGACGTGAAGTGCTTTACCAATACATGGCCGATGCCATCAATCGGCTGGACCATCAGGGACGCTGGCTGCGTTATCACTATCGTGACCGACGCCTGCTGGAAGGCACCATCCTGCCGGCCATCGCTCGTAATGAAGCCCCTCACCGCCTGCTGATGGTCGGCTGCGACTGGTACACGCGTCATTATCCACGCTATTTCAATGGCTGCTCGGTCACCACCATGGATATTGATGCCGCCAAGGCCTGCTTTGGCGCACAGCGCCACATCACCGACTCAATGGCCCATGTCACCGCTCATTTCGAGCACGAGACACTCGATACCGTGATCTGCAACGGCGTGATCGGCTGGGGGCTCGATGAACGCGAGGAGATCGAACAGGCACTGGCCGGCTGCGTCAGCACCCTGCGTGCAAACGGGATGTTACTGATCGGCTGGAACGACAAGGCACCCCACAACAGCTATGCACCGGATGCCATGGCCGCTCTTTCCAACATGGTGCGGATCAATATTCCCGGTCTGGCCACACATGAAATGATGGCGCTGGCACGCAATCGCCATACCTTTCAGGCATGGCGCAAGCCGCCCGCCATGACCGGGACAAGCGCCTCGATCACCGCATCCCTGACGACCGCGCAGGCTGCTGCCATACGGCCACCTTCATAG
- a CDS encoding YbjQ family protein, which produces MTPRAILTATLLGALLSLGLATDAQARNDFLMQPLANVFSQPEAQQQLDPSIQLFFADQLHPDIKTRRGGYFATHKVSSVLKSDEEACRQAALESLLDLQKRAREVGANAVVNIVSYYDQRANPSDNRYECHAGNVITEVAFKGDLVTIDKQ; this is translated from the coding sequence ATGACGCCAAGAGCAATTCTGACCGCCACCCTGTTGGGTGCGCTTCTGTCACTGGGACTGGCCACCGACGCCCAGGCCCGTAACGATTTTCTGATGCAACCGCTGGCCAATGTCTTCTCTCAGCCCGAAGCCCAACAGCAACTGGACCCCTCGATTCAGCTCTTCTTCGCCGATCAGTTGCACCCTGATATCAAAACCCGTCGGGGCGGCTACTTTGCGACGCACAAGGTCAGTTCGGTGCTCAAGTCCGACGAGGAAGCCTGTCGGCAGGCCGCACTGGAATCACTGCTTGATCTACAGAAGCGGGCGCGCGAAGTCGGCGCCAATGCCGTCGTCAATATCGTCAGCTACTACGACCAGCGCGCCAATCCCAGCGACAATCGCTACGAATGCCATGCCGGCAATGTCATTACCGAGGTGGCCTTCAAGGGCGATCTGGTGACCATCGACAAGCAGTAA
- a CDS encoding universal stress protein: MTASIIACFDDATQVDSAIGDYAAWAARRLAAPLCLLHVIEHSNSGVSQDLSGQIGLGSREQLLDSLTEADARQARQARQDGRAMLQALSERLADSASDISTLQRHGELEATLTELCRDNMLLVVGRCGHRHELGEGRTPVGEHLESLAHTVKSPLLIAPADYRTPQRAMIAFDGSARALRQVSALIEQGWLTGLECHVVLVGDTSTETGPDAAVRQLEEAGITARAVTLEGEAREQLPAYAREQGIDFTAMGAYGHSSLRRWLSGSTTHHLLERMPGALLLMRSRG, translated from the coding sequence ATGACCGCATCCATTATCGCCTGTTTCGACGATGCCACCCAGGTCGACAGCGCCATCGGCGATTACGCTGCATGGGCGGCCCGCCGGCTCGCCGCGCCACTGTGTCTGCTCCACGTCATCGAGCATTCCAACAGCGGTGTATCGCAGGATCTTTCCGGCCAGATCGGACTGGGCTCACGCGAACAACTGCTCGACAGTCTGACTGAAGCAGATGCTCGTCAGGCCCGCCAGGCTCGCCAGGACGGACGTGCCATGCTGCAGGCGCTGAGCGAGCGATTGGCAGACAGTGCCAGTGACATTTCCACGCTTCAGCGTCACGGCGAGCTCGAAGCGACCCTGACTGAGCTGTGCCGCGACAACATGCTGCTGGTCGTAGGACGCTGCGGACATCGGCATGAGCTCGGGGAAGGGCGAACCCCGGTAGGTGAGCACCTGGAATCACTGGCGCATACGGTCAAGTCACCGCTACTGATTGCTCCCGCTGACTATCGGACACCACAACGTGCCATGATTGCCTTTGATGGCAGTGCTCGGGCGCTACGACAGGTGAGCGCGCTGATCGAGCAGGGCTGGCTGACCGGGCTGGAGTGCCACGTCGTGCTGGTGGGGGACACAAGCACCGAGACTGGTCCCGATGCCGCTGTCCGACAGCTTGAGGAAGCCGGGATTACGGCACGTGCCGTGACCCTTGAGGGTGAGGCGCGTGAGCAGCTGCCCGCCTATGCCCGGGAGCAGGGCATCGACTTTACCGCCATGGGGGCCTATGGGCACTCCTCGCTGCGTCGCTGGTTGAGTGGCAGCACCACCCACCATCTGCTCGAACGCATGCCCGGTGCGCTGTTGCTGATGCGCTCCCGGGGCTAG